One genomic segment of Mustelus asterias unplaced genomic scaffold, sMusAst1.hap1.1 HAP1_SCAFFOLD_43, whole genome shotgun sequence includes these proteins:
- the LOC144482914 gene encoding uncharacterized protein LOC144482914 — protein sequence MEKPWKCGDCGKGFSCPSHLETHRRSHTGERPFICSNCGKGFTQPSSLVSHQRIHTEEKPFKCFDCGKSFRSSGCLIQHQGLHTGERPFICSMCGKRFASSSQHSKHLRVHTGERPFTCSECGKRFRCSSNFTEHLRVHTGERPFTCSECGKGFTCSSHLAEHNRVHSGEKPFVCSTCGKGFTTSSQHLTHQQVHTGERPFSCSTCGKKFSRSSTLQRHQRVHTGERPFSCSECGKGLTQSSHLLRHQQIHK from the coding sequence atggagaaaccgtggaaatgtggggactgtgggaaggggttTAGTTGTCCATCCCACctagaaactcatcgacgcagtcacactggggagaggccgttcatctgctccaactgtgggaagggattcactcagccatCCAGCCTTGTgtcacaccaacgaattcacactgaggagaaacctttcAAATGCTTTGACTGTGGGAAAAGCTTTAGGAGCTCTGGGTGTTTAATTCAACATCAGGGacttcacacaggagagagaccgttcatctgctccatgtgtgggaagagatttgcgTCTTCATCGCAACATTCAAAACACCTCCGAGTGCACACGGGGGaaagaccgttcacctgttctgaatgtgggaagagattcaggtgTTCATCCAACTTCACTGAACATCTCCGTGTGCACacaggagagagaccattcacatgctctgagtgtgggaagggattcacttgttcatcccaccttGCTGAACACAATCgtgttcacagtggagagaaaccatttgtcTGTTCcacgtgtgggaaaggattcactacgtCATCCCAGCatctgacacaccagcaggttcacactggggagagaccgttcagctgctccacgtgtgggaagaaatttagtcgttcatccaccctgcagagacaccagcgggttcacactggggagagaccgttctcctgctccgagtgtgggaagggactcactcagtcatcccacctgctgagacatcagcaaattcacaagtga